AATATGCTTTACTAACTTTATTTTGCGAACTAAAACTCGGGTTTTACCATTATCATGTTGTTTGGTAAAGTAAGAACTGACACGTTTTTTGATGTCTTTTGCCTTTCCGACATAAATCAAATTTTCATCCGCATCAAAATACTGATACACGCCAGGCTGATGTGGCAACGTTTTTATCTGTATTTGTAATGAAGTTTCTGACATTTATCAAAGGTAATAATTCGTATTTATCTGATGTATTTTCAATTGGTTTTATTATTACATTCGCCGCACAAAATTTTAATTTCATTAAATGCCAAAAAAACTTTTGGGCAGAGTTGATAAAATTGACTTCCCAGAATTACAATTATTTAATATAGATGCCAAAATCGATACTGGTGCATATACATCTGCGATTCACTGTTCTGATATTATAGAGCAAAACAACACACTTATCTGTACGTTTAATAGTGAAGGTCATAATAACTTTAAGAGTGAAAAAGTCACATTTACCGACTATAGTTATACAGATGTAAAAAGTAGTAACGGCCACAAAGAAAACAGATACAAAATCAAAACAACAGTAATATTCTTTGGAAAGAAGTATCGAATTAACCTAACTTTAAGCACTAGAGACGATATGAAGTTTCCGGTCTTAATCGGTCGACAATTTTTAAAACGAAAGTTTATTGTCGATGTAGATTTAATAGATCAATCTTATAATTTAAAA
This DNA window, taken from Winogradskyella sp. PC-19, encodes the following:
- a CDS encoding ATP-dependent zinc protease, with the protein product MPKKLLGRVDKIDFPELQLFNIDAKIDTGAYTSAIHCSDIIEQNNTLICTFNSEGHNNFKSEKVTFTDYSYTDVKSSNGHKENRYKIKTTVIFFGKKYRINLTLSTRDDMKFPVLIGRQFLKRKFIVDVDLIDQSYNLKK